One Cryptococcus neoformans var. grubii H99 chromosome 3, complete sequence genomic region harbors:
- a CDS encoding IQ domain-containing GTPase activating protein, variant 2, with protein MTTAMMTMSSSATPSLSSTSPSIRSHLSRRLTNRMTNRYSVNAMYSLAAEQDVDIEDDLARAQKRLRELKARISSQSKKNFVLERDVRYLDSRIALLIQNRMAADEKRLVAETLEEVDEESGLWPDEKKMGQYANLFFLLQSEPRHIASLCRLVSLSEIDTLLQTVMFTLYGNQYEQREEHLLLTMFQSVLSAQFETASEFGSLLRANTPVSRMMTTYTRRGPGQSYLKSVLADRINSLLEHKDLNLEINPLKVYDQMVQQIEEDTGSLPPSLPRGVAPEVAAANPDVQAIIIPRITMLMEIANSFLATIIDSMESVPYGIRWICKQIRSLTRRKYPDASDASICSLIGGFFFLRFINPAIVTPQAYMLVDGVPAKYPRRTLTLIAKMLQNLANKPSYAKEQYMMSLNPFVENNKARMNKFLNALCEVGDFYESLELDQYMALSKKDLQINITLNELYNTHSLLMQHMDVLSPNDKHHLRILLDELGPAPAQVPRKENHSIELPLFSRWETPIQDLSTSLMSDSVTQNDINYMEAKAIFVQLLRSMPTLADKRPINLPGLAEKAATSNDPVLVRRGIKVQALLSELDGAGVVGQSNDYGLMQDEVAAEMVHLGNTKEKVVLESRSLESVYKTICDHNNYLRSQLEQYKAYLQNVRLTSSKEKGASGVGVVTVNGKEKKQAKNQALGPYRFTHAQFEKEGIIMESNVPENRRMNIYFNITSPTPGTFIIALHFKGRDKPILEMDLKIDDLLEKQKDHQAMLDLEYVQLNVPKVLALFNKLFSKRR; from the exons ATGACGACCGCTATGATGaccatgtcctcctccgccaCACCATCGCTTTCCTCCACGTCACCCTCTATCCGTTCCCATCTCTCCCGCCGTCTCACCAACCGAATGACCAACCGCTACTCGGTCAACGCCATGTACTCTCTTGCGGCTGAGCAAGATGTCGACATTGAAGACGATCTCGCTCGCGCCCAGAAACGACTTAGAGAACTGAAAGCGAGGATATCATCACAATCAAAGAAAAACTTTGTTTTGGAAAGGGATGTGAGGTACCTTGATTCGAGGATAGCATTGTTGATCCAAAACAGAATGGCAGCGGATGAAAAGAGACTGGTGGCGGAGACGCTGGAAGAAGTAGACGAAGAGAGCGGGCTCTGGccagatgagaagaagatggggcAGTACGCGAACCTGTTTTTTCTGCTGCAAAGTGAACCTCGGCATATAGCGAGTCTATGCAGGCTTGTAAGCCTGTCGGAGATCGATACGTTATTACAGACGGTGATGTTTACGCTGTACGGGAATCAATATGAGCAGAGAGAGGAACATTTGCTATTAACAATGTTTCAA AGTGTTCTCTCAGCACAGTTTGAGACAGCTTCCGAATTTGGTTCCCTCCTCCGCGCAAACACTCCCGTTTCTCGGATGATGACTACATACACACGAAGAGGACCTGGTCAGAGTTATTTGAAAAGCGTATTGGCAGACCGGATCAACAGTTTACTTGAGCACAAAGATCTCAACCTCGAAATCAATCCTCTCAAA GTGTACGATCAAATGGTCCAGCAAATCGAAGAGGACACCGGATCCCTcccaccttctctccctcgcGGTGTCGCTCCCGAAGTCGCTGCTGCCAACCCCGACGTCCAAgctatcatcatcccccGTATTACTATGCTCATGGAAATCGCTAATTCGTTCCTCGCGACAATTATTGACAGTATGGAGTCGGTGCCGTATGGAATCAGATGGATCTGTAAGCAGATTAGGAGTTTAACGAGG AGAAAGTATCCGGACGCATCGGATGCGAGTATATGTTCACTAATCGGCggtttctttttccttcgaTTTATCAATCCGGCTATCGTTACTCCCCAAGCGTACATGCTCGTGGATGGTGTTCCTGCCAAGTATCCTCGCAGAACACTCACTTTG ATTGCGAAGATGTTACAAAACCTTGCGAACAAACCAAGCTATGCGAAAGAGCAGTATATGATGTCACTCAACCCCTTTGTGGAGAACAACAAGGCTCGAATGAATAAGTTCTTGAATGCATTATGCGAGGTTGGAGATTTCTATGAATCACTCGAG CTTGATCAATACATGGCACTGTCGAAAAAGGATTTACAAATCAACATCACCCTTAATGAATTGTATAATACCCACTCATTATTGATGCAACATATGGACGTGCTC TCCCCAAATGATAAGCACCACCTTCGTATCCTCCTCGATGAACTCGGTCCTGCACCAGCCCAAGTCCCTCGAAAAGAAAACCACTCGATCGAActccccctcttctcccgcTGGGAAACGCCTATCCAAGacctctccacctctcTCATGTCCGATAGCGTCACCCAAAACGATATCAATTATATGGAAGCCAAAGCCATCTTTGTTCAACTTTTGCGATCTATGCCTACCCTTGCCGATAAACGCCCGATCAACTTGCCGGGGCTAGCGGAAAAGGCAGCGACGAGCAACGATCCGGTGCTGGTGAGGAGGGGAATCAAGGTACAAGCCTTATTGTCAGAACTGGATGGAGCGGGCGTCGTGGGTCAATCAAATGACTACGGGTTGATGCAAGATGAAGTAGCGGCGGAGATGGTTCATCTTGGGAATACAAAGGAGAAAGTCGTTCTTGAATCTCGCTCCCTAGAGTCAGTGTACAAGACAATCTGCGACCATAACAATTATCTGCGAAGCCAACTCGAGCAATACAAGGCATATTTGCAAAACGTACGGTTGACAAGTAgtaaggagaagggagcaAGTGGAGTTGGGGTCGTGACGGTgaatggaaaggagaagaagcaagcaAAGAATCAGGCTTTGGGACCTTATAGGTTTACGCATGCCCAatttgagaaggaggggatTATTATGGAGAGTAACGTGCCCGAGAACAG ACGTATGAACATTTACTTCAACATCACCTCACCCACCCCTGGCACATTCATCATCGCTCTCCATTTCAAAGGCCGCGATAAACCGATATTGGAAATGGATTTGAAAATTGATGATTTGTTGGAGAAACAAAAGGATCACCAGGCAATGTTGGATTTGGAGTATGTGCAGTTGAATGTACCCAAGGTGTTAGCTTTGTTCAACAAG TTGTTctcgaagaggagataA
- a CDS encoding dynein light chain roadblock-type, with protein sequence MQSAPEVETTLARLSTYRNIRGVMVLTRTRHTADTSNTSDTAVLQTTGTVFEGDGGKRYASAVESIVGGVTKALKECDESDEPKFMRIRTKKHELIITPDDKYVLVVLQDPGQ encoded by the exons ATGCAGTCCGCTCCAGAGGTCGAAACTACCCTGGCTCGTCTATCTACCTACCGCAACATCCGCGGCGTCATGGTCCTTACACGCACTCGGCATACTGCAGATACGTCAAATACGTCAGATACTGCCGTTCTCCAAACGACAGGTACTGTTTTTGAGGGCGATGGTGGGAAGAGGTATGCGAGTGCAGTGGAGAGTATTGTGGGAGGAGTGACAAAGGCTTTGAAGGAGTGCGATGAGAGT GACGAGCCAAAGTTTATGAGAATACGGACGAAGAAGCATGAATTAATTATTACACCGG ACGATAAGTACGTGCTTGTTGTGCTACAGGATCCCGGACAGTAA
- a CDS encoding beta-glucosidase, which produces MSNQGMDKSFLTASVEELVSMMSLGEKVSLLAGEDWWRTVAIPRLNIPSVKVTDGPNGARGESFFDMTPATVLPNATALAATFSPTLPREAARLLAKETKARSAVCLLAPTVNICRSPLGGRAFESFSEDPTLSGILAAEYINGLQNEGISATLKHFIANDQEHERMGQDAIIGERALREVYLRPFHIAQARADPWSYMTSYNKLNGTHCAEHPWLLKDLLRKEWGFDGLVMSDWMGTYSVSEAINAGLDLEMPGKARWRQLQLVRQMVNAHKILPTTIDERVSNLLRWVQKLVTLNPNIVYERDDRKEWTRDEDREADAALVRKIGNEAIVLLKNENAVLPIRRGKVAVIGPNAKNSVITGGGSARLRPSWRVTPWEGLVNNKPDDIELSYALGCKGAKFLPIFGSEFTSMDGETPGSFDLLHYAIDTSGKQASKPAVSQVWHNSDIMLADFRHPDLGEDYFTEVRALFTAPITGDWDFEVSVTGQAWVYMDDLLVADLSKEQKRTSSFFGNGGNGTVFTVAVEKGKVYKFRLVHDSRKPPLAPGQDSQPLQLIGMKLGSFPSISEDATIDEAVALAKVSDTVVLVVGLDHDWESESYDRPNLSLPLRLNELVHRVATEAPNANKVVILQTGSAVSMPWREHVDSVVWPWYGGNEAGNAIADIVYGTVNPSGRLPLTLPERELDIAANLNFRSARTKTYYEEGIWVGYRHFNARGIKPMYPFGHGLSYTEFDYSDLQIVPSPSNNPNDWRIGVSAKVTNTGKVAGAHSVHFYVTPPPPTSNSLLHPQVTLQGFTKTSILPPGGSETVSIEMDKFAISHWDELTSTWRAESGQWLVKIGRDAQTMCEQTPFEVPSEFKWTGL; this is translated from the exons ATGTCGAATCAAGGTATGGACAAATCTTTCCTGACAGCTTCGGTCGAGGAGCTCGTCAGTATGATGTCACTAGGCGAGAAAGTGTCGTTGCTGGCTGGGGAGGACTGGTGGAG GACGGTCGCTATACCGAGGCTCAACATACCCTC GGTAAAAGTGACAGACGGACCGAACGGCGCTCGGGGAGAGTCTTTCTTCGATATGA CCCCAGCTACTGTTCTACCCAATGCGACCGCCCTAGCTGCCACCTTCTCACCGACCCTCCCCCGCGAGGCCGCCCGACTTTTGGCCAAAGAGACAAAGGCCAGGAGCGCCGTTTGTCTGCTTGCACCGACTGTCAACATCTGTCGAAGCCCTTTGGGTGGCCGAGCGTTTGAGTCATTCAGCGAGGATCCTACTTTAAGCGGCATATTAGCGGCCGAATATATAAACGGGCTTCAGAATGAGGGTATTAGCGCAACACTCAAACACTTCATCGCAAACGATCAAGAGCATGAGCGGATGGGTCAAGATGCTATTATCGGCGAGCGGGCTCTTCGTGAGGTTTACCTTCGGCCCTTCCACATTGCCCAAGCTCGAGCGGACCCTTGGTCATACATGACTTCGTACAATAAGCTTAATGGGACTCACTGCGCCGAGCACCCTTGGCTCCTGAAGGATTTGTTACGCAAGGAATGGGGGTTTGATGGACTGGTCATGTCAGACTGGATGGGCACTTACTCGGTCTCCGAAGCCATCAACGCTGGGCTAGACCTTGAGATGCCAGGGAAAGCTCGATGGCGTCAACTGCAACTTGTGAGACAGATGGTCAACGCCCACAAGATCCTGCCAACAACCATCGACGAACGAGTGAGTAATCTACTCCGATGGGTCCAAAAGCTCGTAACTTTGAATCCCAATATTGTTTACGAACGCGACGATAGAAAGGAATGGACACGCGACGAGGATCGGGAGGCGGACGCCGCGTTAGTACGGAAGATAGGGAACGAAGCAATTGTCCTTCTCAAGAACGAAAATGCTGTTTTACCGATCAGGCGGGGCAAAGTAGCGGTTATCGGCCCCAACGCCAAAAACTCTGTCATAACTGGCGGAGGTAGTGCTCGACTGCGGCCATCTTGGCGGGTGACACCATGGGAAGGTTTAGTCAACAACAAACCCGACGACATCGAGCTCTCGTATGCCCTTGGATGCAAGGGTGCAAAATTCCTTCCTATTTTTGGTTCCGAATTCACCAGCATGGACGGCGAGACGCCAGGCAGCTTTGATCTGCTTCATTATGCTATCGACACCTCCGGCAAACAAGCAAGCAAGCCTGCCGTTTCACAAGTTTGGCACAACTCCGACATTATGCTTGCCGATTTCCGTCACCCTGACCTTGGGGAAGATTATTTCACAGAGGTTCGCGCTTTGTTCACTGCACCTATCACCGGCGATTGGGATTTCGAAGTCAGCGTAACCGGCCAAGCCTGGGTTTACATGGACGATCTGCTCGTCGCCGACCTTTCCAAGGAGCAGAAGCGaacatcttcattcttcgGGAATGGAGGGAATGGAACTGTCTTTACCGTAGCGgtggaaaaaggaaag GTATACAAGTTCCGACTTGTGCATGACTCTCGAAAGCCACCTCTCGCCCCTGGTCAAGACAGTCAGCCACTTCAGCTCATCGGTATGAAACTTGGttctttcccatccatcagCGAGGACGCCACAATCGACGAGGCCGTTGCGCTTGCCAAGGTGTCCGACACTGTTGTGCTTGTAGTGGGGCTCGACCATGACTGGGAATCAGAAAGTTACGACCGACCCAACCTTTCGCTCCCTCTGCGTCTCAACGAGCTTGTACATCGAGTCGCCACAGAAGCGCCCAATGCGAACAAAGTGGTGATCCTTCAAACTGGCTCCGCCGTCTCCATGCCTTGGCGTGAGCATGTGGACTCGGTGGTCTGGCCATGGTACGGCGGCAACGAGGCTGGTAATGCGATTGCTGATATCGTTTATGGCACGGTCAATCCCTCCGGCCGACTACCTCTGACCTTGCCTGAGCGCGAACTTGATATCGCCGCCAATCTCAACTTCAGATCGGCTAGGACCAAGACGTACTACGAGGAGGGTATCTGGGTTGGCTACCGTCACTTTAACGCTCGAGGGATCAAACCTATGTACCCCTTTGGGCACGGCCTATCTTACACCGAGTTTGACTACTCGGACCTTCAGATTGTACCTTCGCCGTCGAACAACCCTAATGACTGGCGAATCGGAGTGTCTGCGAAAGTGACCAATACCGGTAAAGTGGCAGGCGCGCATTCGGTCCACTTCTATGTCACTCCGCCACCTCCCACATCGAATTCCCTTCTACATCCCCAAGTTACCCTTCAAGGCTTCACTAAGACGAGCATCTTACCACCTGGGGGGTCCGAAACAGTCAGCATTGAGATGGACAAAT TTGCGATCTCACATTGGGATGAGCTCACATCGACTTGGCGAGCGGAATCCGGGCAATGGTTGGTGAAGATTGGCAGAGATGCTCAGACCATGTGCGAGCAAACGCCGTTCGAAGTACCGTCTGAATTCAAGTGGACAGGCTTGTAA